One part of the Arachidicoccus terrestris genome encodes these proteins:
- a CDS encoding GtrA family protein, producing the protein MAKKILQLNEKKKVSVMQFLKSELSSLSSSIIDLSVFTLCSVVFHFNIIVSTSAGVIVGGVVNFLMNRNFAFKSFEQKKSHQVARYLIVWCGSLLLNTYGTYVFVEKLGINKFVSRLGTGLIVRFAWNFPLLKYFVFKK; encoded by the coding sequence ATGGCCAAAAAGATATTACAGCTCAACGAAAAGAAGAAAGTCTCCGTGATGCAGTTCCTGAAATCGGAACTCTCCTCACTGAGTTCTTCGATCATAGACCTTTCTGTATTTACGCTGTGCTCTGTGGTCTTCCATTTTAATATTATTGTCTCAACAAGTGCGGGGGTTATTGTTGGCGGCGTTGTAAATTTTTTAATGAACCGCAACTTCGCCTTCAAGAGTTTCGAACAAAAGAAAAGTCACCAGGTAGCCCGTTATCTGATTGTTTGGTGTGGTTCGCTTTTATTGAACACCTATGGTACTTATGTATTTGTGGAAAAACTAGGTATCAATAAGTTTGTCAGCCGGCTGGGAACAGGGCTCATTGTCCGATTCGCCTGGAATTTCCCACTGCTTAAATACTTTGTATTCAAAAAATAA
- a CDS encoding HlyD family secretion protein, giving the protein MKKRNILLGLVLSILSCNNQPEMTQTIQGKVERDEIAVVGKVPGRIDRLLVREGDHVKRGDTLAVLDIPEVDAKKAQAKGAVTSAEAQYEMAVRGATANQLKQLNAKKAALTEQYEFARKSLNRLKDLVKDSLIPQQQYDEVFAKYQGAKAQMEAVDAEIADVKNGVRIEQQMMARGQQDRALGALKEVQAAEKERYILAPQNMQVATITLKLGELALPGYTLFKGVLDSSTYFRFTIPESKLSSFQKGKEVLVNVPYLGKELKGIVRQIKPIGAYANIATAYPDYDLQDPLYEMLIRPQDPAATINILSKSTVTIKK; this is encoded by the coding sequence ATGAAAAAAAGAAACATTCTTCTGGGGCTGGTATTAAGTATTCTTTCTTGCAATAACCAACCAGAAATGACGCAGACGATTCAAGGAAAAGTAGAGCGTGATGAAATCGCCGTTGTTGGTAAAGTGCCGGGCAGGATCGATCGGTTATTGGTTAGAGAAGGCGATCATGTAAAAAGAGGTGACACACTCGCTGTATTGGATATTCCCGAAGTTGATGCGAAAAAGGCACAGGCAAAAGGCGCTGTAACCTCCGCTGAGGCCCAATATGAGATGGCTGTCCGCGGCGCTACTGCCAATCAGTTAAAACAGCTGAATGCAAAAAAGGCTGCCTTGACCGAGCAGTATGAATTTGCGCGTAAATCACTGAACCGGCTGAAGGATCTGGTCAAAGACTCTTTGATACCCCAACAACAATATGATGAGGTCTTCGCCAAGTATCAAGGAGCAAAGGCGCAAATGGAAGCCGTTGATGCCGAGATTGCCGATGTGAAAAACGGTGTAAGAATCGAACAGCAGATGATGGCCCGGGGGCAGCAGGACCGGGCCTTAGGTGCTTTAAAAGAAGTACAGGCTGCGGAAAAAGAGCGCTATATTCTGGCACCGCAAAATATGCAGGTAGCAACCATCACACTTAAATTAGGTGAACTGGCTCTTCCCGGTTATACTTTGTTTAAAGGAGTTCTTGATAGCAGCACCTATTTTCGCTTTACGATACCGGAAAGTAAATTGTCGTCTTTTCAAAAAGGTAAAGAAGTTTTGGTAAATGTTCCTTATCTGGGCAAAGAGTTAAAAGGGATTGTCCGGCAAATTAAGCCTATTGGAGCCTATGCGAACATTGCAACAGCCTACCCTGATTACGACCTGCAGGACCCGCTTTATGAAATGCTGATACGCCCTCAGGATCCTGCAGCGACTATAAATATTCTCTCAAAATCTACGGTAACAATAAAAAAGTAA
- a CDS encoding CDP-alcohol phosphatidyltransferase family protein has translation MNEQIEQTDDRERIERKDQNEFTASLKSRDTEEQIDIWFYRPIGLRIAKACARLNITPNTVTITSIYIGVVAGILFYWNNIWINIIGMLLLIFANSLDSADGQLARLTNNKSRFGRILDGIAGDFWFGAIAIALSLRLMHAGWSPFVWILAVVSGLSHVIQSAMADYYRNLYLYFLKGDSGSEFDNSKDVEKQINDFTGIRRFAMKTYHNYTKIQESASPWLQKFLHKLRIEPDFMTPELRNGFLVANKPLMKYTNIIQFNTRVIFLFIWLFIGQPWLYFLFDIFILNPIMLYLISRQERYCRKTLAQVAKNN, from the coding sequence ATGAACGAACAAATTGAACAAACGGATGACAGAGAGCGGATTGAGCGTAAGGACCAGAACGAATTCACGGCCTCTCTTAAATCCCGTGACACAGAAGAACAGATTGACATCTGGTTTTACCGACCCATCGGTCTGCGCATCGCGAAAGCCTGTGCCAGGTTGAATATCACGCCTAACACGGTGACCATTACCAGCATATATATCGGGGTTGTGGCAGGTATCCTTTTTTATTGGAATAATATTTGGATCAATATTATAGGCATGCTGCTTTTGATATTTGCGAATTCCCTGGATAGCGCCGACGGCCAGCTGGCCCGTCTTACCAATAATAAAAGCCGATTTGGCAGGATCCTGGACGGTATCGCAGGTGACTTCTGGTTCGGAGCCATCGCGATCGCTTTATCGCTCAGGCTTATGCATGCCGGCTGGTCGCCTTTCGTATGGATACTGGCTGTCGTATCCGGGCTGTCCCATGTCATTCAATCTGCCATGGCCGATTACTACCGCAACCTTTACCTGTATTTTCTGAAAGGCGACAGCGGCAGTGAGTTTGATAACAGTAAGGATGTGGAAAAACAGATCAACGACTTTACCGGTATTCGCCGTTTCGCAATGAAGACGTATCATAACTATACAAAAATCCAGGAAAGCGCTTCTCCCTGGCTGCAGAAGTTTTTGCATAAATTGAGGATAGAACCGGATTTTATGACGCCGGAGCTAAGAAATGGCTTTCTGGTGGCCAATAAGCCGCTCATGAAATACACCAATATTATTCAGTTCAATACCCGGGTTATTTTTCTGTTTATCTGGTTATTTATCGGTCAGCCATGGCTCTATTTTCTGTTTGATATTTTTATCCTGAACCCAATCATGCTCTATTTAATAAGCCGTCAGGAGCGCTATTGCCGAAAGACACTTGCTCAAGTCGCAAAAAACAATTAA
- a CDS encoding TolC family protein, with product MKKLILSTVVLLIGYVGAAQLQLTADVKSAIQAALKKDVELTNQNLEKQKLELERKGIWDKYLPKVEANALYGYLNSKGTLDLPTIFLPITGYPLFNGASDFSIKGQAFHGGVMAKTVLFSGGQIANGARAVQYKNQGTGYMMQLRMDEVIKDIVLSFDQLEMLRSADKLIDESERRLNKESERVEKAISAGLAVPYDRDKIKLATLELKAKRADVHRRKELLILKIQQATGMNKADIMACKHDVEPVIITDELAVDNRNEVKALESFKVASEYAVKKEKGSLLPTLGAFGGYSYSSLFNGEISAPLTILNTTARLTTKELTLNPTWMVGIAMKWELFGGFERKHKIEQARINVQQLENKLSDTKEKILLQFQKSKIEYQSASEQIEIARQREAVATNNNLLAVKQYRAGLISVTERLTAETDLYKESLNELDAVIKQRQAALETYQSAGVLHSLISTQ from the coding sequence ATGAAAAAGCTGATTTTAAGCACAGTGGTTTTACTGATCGGTTATGTAGGAGCTGCACAGCTGCAACTGACTGCTGATGTAAAAAGTGCAATACAGGCTGCTTTAAAAAAGGATGTGGAGTTAACCAATCAAAACCTGGAAAAGCAAAAACTGGAACTAGAGCGCAAAGGTATATGGGATAAGTATCTGCCCAAAGTAGAAGCAAATGCTTTGTACGGCTATCTAAACAGTAAAGGAACGCTGGATCTACCTACAATTTTTTTGCCCATTACCGGTTACCCTTTATTTAATGGAGCATCAGACTTTTCCATTAAAGGACAGGCTTTTCATGGAGGTGTCATGGCCAAAACAGTGCTCTTTAGTGGCGGTCAGATCGCTAACGGGGCAAGAGCCGTTCAGTACAAAAATCAGGGAACCGGTTATATGATGCAGCTTCGGATGGATGAGGTGATTAAAGATATTGTTTTAAGTTTCGATCAGCTGGAAATGTTGCGCTCAGCAGATAAATTGATTGATGAAAGTGAGAGGCGTTTGAACAAAGAATCGGAAAGAGTGGAGAAAGCTATATCAGCTGGCCTGGCTGTCCCCTATGATCGGGATAAAATTAAGCTGGCTACATTAGAGCTGAAAGCAAAAAGAGCTGATGTGCATCGCAGAAAAGAACTACTGATTTTAAAAATTCAGCAGGCGACGGGCATGAATAAGGCAGATATTATGGCATGTAAGCATGACGTTGAGCCTGTCATCATTACAGATGAATTGGCGGTTGACAATAGAAATGAAGTCAAGGCCCTGGAATCATTTAAAGTAGCGTCTGAATATGCGGTTAAAAAGGAAAAAGGGAGTTTGCTGCCAACGCTTGGCGCTTTTGGAGGGTACAGTTATAGTTCGCTATTTAATGGAGAGATCAGCGCACCGCTTACGATATTGAACACTACGGCCCGGTTGACCACAAAAGAGTTAACATTAAATCCCACATGGATGGTTGGCATTGCGATGAAATGGGAACTATTCGGCGGGTTTGAACGCAAACATAAAATTGAGCAGGCAAGGATAAACGTACAGCAGTTGGAAAATAAGCTGAGTGACACGAAGGAAAAAATTCTACTTCAGTTCCAAAAGAGTAAAATTGAATACCAAAGTGCGTCAGAGCAGATCGAAATCGCCCGGCAAAGAGAGGCGGTCGCCACCAACAATAATCTGCTGGCTGTAAAGCAATACCGGGCAGGCTTAATTAGTGTGACTGAACGACTGACTGCTGAAACAGATCTTTATAAGGAGTCACTAAATGAATTAGATGCTGTTATCAAACAAAGGCAGGCAGCACTAGAGACCTATCAGTCAGCCGGCGTATTACATTCACTTATTTCAACCCAATAG
- a CDS encoding DUF4833 domain-containing protein — MRGQKSGRKVLQWLESVYSFKGLQYRDKNINKIINVKRAFLYKSLIVGLLSITYGFTQSKAQSTITREGMAYPIPPASAHRMFFLQRTPNANTIACDLNVDSKGNVNLKVPLTTYWLRYGDSPAGDKKELNFIQRHFAYGLNIKERGAKKYEFWFVSYKKYHMYLLQTKDGKWRVYGKINDKLTVLGSIFIYIKGGSFWNPHVEYVELRGEDLTTGKQEVQRLTDVKKDPDAGHDKEG, encoded by the coding sequence ATGAGAGGACAGAAAAGTGGCAGAAAAGTGCTGCAATGGCTTGAAAGCGTTTATTCGTTCAAAGGGCTGCAGTATAGGGATAAAAACATAAATAAAATTATTAATGTGAAGCGGGCTTTCCTATATAAGTCATTGATTGTAGGGCTGTTGTCCATTACTTATGGCTTCACGCAGAGCAAGGCCCAGTCGACAATTACCAGAGAAGGCATGGCCTATCCCATCCCTCCTGCTTCCGCCCACCGCATGTTTTTTTTGCAGCGTACGCCCAATGCCAATACCATTGCCTGTGACCTGAATGTGGATAGTAAAGGCAACGTAAACCTTAAAGTACCTCTGACAACATATTGGCTACGTTATGGCGATTCTCCGGCCGGTGATAAGAAAGAGCTTAATTTTATACAGCGACATTTTGCCTATGGTTTGAATATCAAGGAAAGAGGAGCAAAAAAATATGAATTTTGGTTTGTTTCCTATAAAAAGTACCATATGTATCTGTTGCAGACCAAGGATGGTAAATGGCGGGTCTATGGTAAAATTAATGACAAGTTAACCGTGTTGGGCAGCATATTCATCTATATTAAAGGAGGGTCGTTCTGGAATCCTCATGTTGAGTATGTTGAACTTAGAGGTGAAGATCTGACGACCGGCAAACAGGAAGTTCAACGGTTGACAGATGTGAAAAAAGATCCTGACGCCGGTCATGATAAAGAAGGCTAG
- a CDS encoding NTP transferase domain-containing protein: protein MVYGIIAAGEGSRLKADGYRGCKPMVKIAGETLIQRLVRIFVENSATAVYIILNNTEKEVGAFIDGLPVARQLPIHIIYKDTPSSFHSFYALISHMAPEHRTDVCISTIDPIFSEDLFKGYVDAFRQNTAVDGLMAVTSFVEDDKPLHVYTDENERITKFTGVPLTGQHWISGGIYLLRKEALAVAEPAMQGGVSKMRNYQQALLDAGMYLKAHDLGKIIDIDHVSDIPLAEALIQSTTI, encoded by the coding sequence ATGGTATATGGCATTATTGCAGCAGGAGAAGGATCCAGATTAAAAGCAGACGGCTACCGTGGATGTAAGCCCATGGTGAAAATTGCCGGTGAAACCTTAATCCAACGCCTGGTCCGGATCTTTGTTGAAAATAGTGCCACGGCTGTCTACATCATACTTAATAACACAGAAAAGGAGGTAGGGGCGTTTATCGATGGCCTGCCTGTTGCCAGACAATTGCCCATTCATATCATATATAAAGATACGCCCAGCTCATTTCACAGTTTCTATGCGCTCATCAGTCATATGGCGCCTGAGCACAGAACTGATGTCTGTATTTCGACCATTGATCCTATATTCAGTGAAGACCTTTTCAAAGGATATGTAGATGCATTTAGACAAAATACAGCGGTGGATGGCTTGATGGCCGTCACTTCATTTGTTGAAGATGATAAGCCACTACATGTATATACAGATGAAAATGAGCGGATCACAAAATTTACGGGTGTCCCCCTTACAGGGCAACACTGGATCTCCGGTGGCATTTATTTACTTAGAAAAGAAGCCCTTGCAGTAGCTGAACCTGCCATGCAAGGTGGCGTCAGCAAAATGCGCAATTATCAGCAGGCGCTCCTGGATGCAGGCATGTATCTAAAGGCGCACGATTTAGGCAAGATCATTGATATCGATCATGTGAGTGATATTCCGCTGGCAGAAGCACTCATTCAATCCACTACTATTTAA
- a CDS encoding sterol desaturase family protein, producing the protein MAKNFVSNSTESTRMFKSSFLESLSKVHFTVPLFIFIPAIAFFIYRTFAVFHDSFLFFLGYYVLGLFVWTLTEYVLHRYIFHFHPSSRWGQRIHFIFHGVHHDYPRDKKRLVMPPSVSIPLALLFYFLFYLILPTGGALSSFFPGFLTGYLIYDMMHYAMHHYNFKSSLMKRIKQHHMLHHYQDEHKGFGVSSSLWDKIFISGFPKKKDRSQGDTATVTKTAGNKNEAPEAVI; encoded by the coding sequence ATGGCAAAGAATTTCGTATCAAACTCTACGGAGTCAACAAGAATGTTTAAAAGTAGCTTCCTGGAAAGTCTTTCCAAGGTGCACTTTACTGTCCCGTTATTTATTTTTATCCCCGCAATTGCCTTTTTCATTTACAGGACTTTTGCGGTATTTCATGATAGTTTCCTGTTCTTTTTGGGTTATTATGTCCTGGGATTATTCGTCTGGACGTTGACAGAATATGTGTTACACCGGTATATCTTCCATTTTCATCCAAGTTCCAGGTGGGGGCAGCGAATTCATTTTATCTTCCACGGTGTGCATCATGATTATCCACGTGATAAGAAAAGACTGGTAATGCCTCCTTCTGTAAGCATTCCGCTGGCGCTGTTGTTTTATTTCCTATTTTATCTGATACTACCCACTGGTGGGGCATTAAGCAGCTTTTTCCCCGGTTTCCTCACCGGTTATCTGATCTACGACATGATGCACTACGCCATGCATCATTATAATTTTAAATCTTCCCTGATGAAGAGGATCAAACAGCATCATATGCTGCACCATTACCAGGACGAACACAAGGGATTTGGCGTAAGCTCATCATTATGGGACAAAATCTTCATCTCTGGCTTTCCGAAGAAAAAAGACCGCAGTCAGGGGGATACTGCAACTGTCACAAAGACTGCCGGAAACAAGAACGAGGCCCCCGAGGCTGTTATATGA
- a CDS encoding acetate uptake transporter, which yields MENQIIQVDKTANPAPLGLLGFGMTTVLLNIHNAGCIPLSSMILAMGIFYGGIAQVIAGIMEWKKGNTFGTTAFISYGFFWLTLVGLLVLPKIGWWDAEQNMSASMGYYLFLWGLFTFGMFFPTLKNNRALQVVFGTLTILFFLLSAAEFTGNASLTKIAGYEGIICGASAIYTALAEIVNGAYGKTVLPLGMVKK from the coding sequence ATGGAAAATCAAATTATTCAGGTAGACAAGACAGCTAATCCCGCACCACTGGGTCTTTTAGGCTTCGGCATGACCACTGTGCTGCTCAATATCCATAATGCAGGTTGTATTCCACTGAGTAGTATGATCCTGGCCATGGGTATTTTCTATGGAGGTATCGCCCAGGTTATTGCGGGCATTATGGAATGGAAAAAAGGTAATACTTTCGGCACCACCGCCTTTATCTCATATGGCTTCTTCTGGCTCACACTGGTGGGACTTTTGGTCCTTCCCAAAATAGGATGGTGGGATGCAGAACAGAATATGTCGGCCTCTATGGGTTACTACCTTTTCCTTTGGGGATTGTTTACTTTTGGAATGTTTTTTCCGACACTTAAAAACAACCGCGCACTTCAAGTCGTTTTTGGCACATTGACCATCTTATTTTTCCTGTTATCCGCGGCAGAATTTACCGGTAATGCAAGTCTTACCAAAATTGCAGGCTATGAAGGAATTATCTGTGGCGCGTCTGCCATTTATACCGCACTTGCAGAGATTGTAAATGGTGCTTACGGCAAAACCGTGCTACCGTTGGGAATGGTCAAAAAATAA
- a CDS encoding ABC transporter permease, with product MRSFLNLLKREFRLFWGNKVLRLLFFGAPLLYGILIGYVYSKGKATDLPVIVVDEDQSSMSAKIVEMIQDNEVLSIAALRFDEAHLSRLMIAKKAACVVIIPKGFETDVLTKRYPEVRTIVNTANILTANYASGALQVVLGTLKVGTQLETLRKQGTPEHLLMSQYEPFRTTFIKKNNRATNYMYFLWPGVLATVLQQVLLLGLALSFASEFESGSFRTLIRKTNSTLQLLMVKVIPYLIMSFVIWLMYWCFTWWFNIPFTENLGKLTLVAGVFVLSVTFIGVLVSIIIPDQLKATEVLMVVATPSFMISGFTWPLSQMPVWIQGIAQVIPLTHFLPAFRILIIEQGDFDLTYPYIGNMMIIAAVGALLSFIALYAKKRKLLKQETVSA from the coding sequence ATGCGCAGTTTTTTGAATCTACTAAAAAGGGAGTTCCGCCTGTTCTGGGGTAATAAAGTACTGCGGCTCTTGTTTTTTGGCGCCCCGCTCCTATATGGTATTCTGATCGGCTATGTTTACAGCAAGGGAAAAGCGACTGATCTGCCTGTTATCGTTGTTGACGAAGACCAAAGTTCAATGAGTGCAAAAATAGTGGAGATGATTCAGGATAATGAAGTATTATCCATTGCTGCCTTACGTTTTGATGAAGCGCATCTTTCCCGGCTTATGATTGCCAAAAAAGCAGCATGTGTGGTGATCATTCCCAAAGGTTTTGAAACAGATGTGCTCACTAAGAGGTATCCCGAGGTGCGCACAATTGTCAATACGGCTAATATTCTGACGGCCAATTATGCATCGGGGGCCTTACAGGTGGTCCTTGGAACCCTGAAAGTCGGTACACAACTGGAAACACTTAGAAAGCAAGGTACCCCGGAGCATCTTTTGATGAGCCAGTATGAGCCGTTTAGGACAACTTTTATTAAAAAGAATAACCGGGCGACGAATTACATGTATTTTTTGTGGCCAGGCGTACTGGCCACTGTACTCCAACAGGTGCTACTGCTGGGCCTGGCCCTTTCTTTTGCCAGCGAATTTGAATCGGGCAGTTTTAGGACACTGATACGTAAAACCAATTCTACGCTGCAGTTATTGATGGTGAAAGTAATTCCATATCTGATCATGAGTTTTGTTATATGGTTGATGTACTGGTGCTTTACGTGGTGGTTTAATATCCCTTTTACTGAAAACTTGGGAAAGCTGACGCTTGTGGCCGGTGTTTTTGTGCTTTCGGTGACCTTCATCGGCGTTCTGGTCAGCATCATAATTCCGGATCAGCTCAAAGCTACGGAAGTATTAATGGTGGTAGCAACACCTAGTTTTATGATATCGGGATTTACCTGGCCTTTAAGCCAAATGCCGGTTTGGATTCAGGGGATTGCTCAGGTCATACCATTGACGCATTTTTTGCCCGCCTTTAGAATTCTGATTATTGAACAGGGCGATTTTGATTTAACCTATCCTTATATTGGCAATATGATGATCATTGCCGCTGTTGGCGCCTTGCTTAGTTTTATTGCTCTTTATGCCAAAAAAAGAAAACTATTGAAGCAGGAAACTGTCAGTGCTTAG
- the abc-f gene encoding ribosomal protection-like ABC-F family protein, which translates to MLVGFNNVTFEFGARVIVTEATWHIHPGERIGLIGYNGTGKSTLLKVLVGQYQPSAGTVERGKSTTIGYLHQDLLSFDTQESILEVAMGAFERIRFLEKEIERLGQVLEDNSDEKLLEKYTDYLHEMDVLDGYTIQHRTEEVLHGLGFSTEELDRPYKTFSGGWRMRVLLAKMILQQPDVLLLDEPTNHLDLPSIEWLEKYLSGYKGSVVIVSHDQFFLNKMVNKIVELYQQQLHIYTGDYAYYQKEKELRIEMQQRAYENQQEYIKQQERFIERFRAKATKAAQAQSAMKRLDKIDRIEQVEMERPNLRINFQIDKQPGKILVTLKNVSKAFGDRIIVQGACAEIDRGDKIALIGANGKGKSTLLRMIADTETFEGERIWGHNVEESFYAQHQLESLNLDNTIIEEMQLCGSGKTELELRSLLGGFMFGGDDIDKKIKILSGGEKARVALAKVIASKSNFLMLDEPTNHLDMHSVDLLATALTKYEGSLIFVSHDRYFISKTANKIWEIEDYQIKEFKGSYAEYMEWKELMAARQKQMNKEEPTDEQPVKMARPTPAAAPKPVQNEPQLDREQKKNLQRHQRQLEKTEALIDTLKGKQTAIELEMSLPETYAEAAKFSELEKSYSEVRKQLDKAEKEYESLFEQILELEGL; encoded by the coding sequence ATGCTCGTCGGATTTAATAATGTAACATTTGAATTTGGTGCCCGTGTTATTGTAACAGAGGCTACCTGGCACATTCATCCAGGAGAAAGAATCGGTCTGATCGGTTACAATGGTACAGGTAAATCGACCCTTTTAAAAGTGCTCGTGGGTCAATATCAGCCGTCAGCCGGTACGGTAGAAAGAGGTAAGTCAACGACGATCGGCTACCTTCATCAGGATTTATTAAGCTTTGATACACAGGAAAGTATCCTTGAAGTCGCCATGGGTGCCTTTGAGAGGATTCGCTTTCTGGAAAAGGAAATTGAACGGCTGGGGCAGGTTCTCGAAGATAATTCCGACGAAAAATTGCTGGAAAAATATACAGATTATCTTCACGAAATGGACGTGCTGGACGGCTACACTATTCAGCACCGCACCGAAGAAGTATTACACGGTCTGGGTTTCAGCACAGAAGAGCTCGACCGGCCTTATAAGACATTTAGCGGAGGCTGGCGTATGCGCGTCCTGTTGGCTAAAATGATTCTGCAACAACCAGATGTGCTCTTACTGGATGAGCCGACGAACCACCTGGACCTACCCTCTATCGAATGGCTGGAAAAGTACCTGTCTGGCTATAAAGGAAGTGTGGTCATCGTATCTCACGACCAGTTCTTCCTGAATAAAATGGTGAATAAAATTGTTGAACTATATCAGCAACAATTACATATATATACTGGAGATTATGCATATTATCAGAAGGAAAAGGAGCTCCGTATAGAAATGCAGCAGCGGGCCTACGAAAACCAACAAGAATATATAAAGCAGCAGGAAAGATTTATCGAACGTTTCCGTGCAAAGGCGACAAAAGCGGCCCAGGCACAATCCGCCATGAAAAGACTGGATAAGATCGACCGCATTGAACAGGTTGAGATGGAACGGCCTAATCTAAGAATCAATTTTCAGATCGATAAACAGCCAGGCAAGATACTTGTCACCCTAAAAAATGTCTCCAAAGCTTTTGGAGATCGTATTATTGTTCAAGGTGCCTGTGCTGAAATTGACCGCGGTGACAAGATCGCACTTATCGGGGCTAATGGCAAGGGAAAATCGACGCTTCTGAGAATGATCGCTGATACAGAGACTTTTGAAGGAGAGCGCATATGGGGACATAATGTAGAAGAAAGCTTCTATGCGCAACATCAGCTGGAGAGCCTGAATCTGGACAATACTATAATCGAGGAAATGCAGCTATGCGGCAGCGGAAAGACTGAACTCGAACTGCGTAGCTTATTGGGTGGCTTTATGTTCGGCGGAGATGATATAGATAAAAAGATCAAGATCCTGAGTGGGGGTGAAAAAGCAAGAGTAGCGCTGGCAAAGGTTATTGCCAGTAAATCCAACTTCCTCATGCTGGATGAGCCGACGAACCACTTGGATATGCATTCAGTAGACTTGCTGGCTACCGCGCTGACCAAATATGAAGGCAGCCTGATCTTTGTCAGCCATGACCGGTATTTTATCTCAAAAACGGCCAATAAGATCTGGGAGATAGAGGATTACCAGATAAAAGAATTTAAGGGTAGCTATGCGGAATATATGGAGTGGAAAGAACTAATGGCAGCCCGTCAGAAGCAAATGAATAAAGAAGAGCCTACAGACGAACAGCCTGTGAAAATGGCCAGACCTACACCGGCAGCTGCACCAAAGCCAGTTCAGAATGAGCCACAGCTGGACCGCGAACAGAAAAAAAACTTACAGCGGCATCAGCGGCAGCTGGAGAAAACAGAGGCACTTATCGATACACTCAAAGGAAAACAAACCGCTATTGAACTGGAAATGTCCCTGCCAGAGACCTATGCGGAAGCCGCAAAATTCAGTGAGCTCGAGAAAAGCTATTCCGAAGTCAGAAAGCAGTTAGATAAAGCAGAAAAGGAATATGAGTCGCTTTTTGAGCAGATCCTTGAACTTGAAGGCCTTTAG
- a CDS encoding HAD family hydrolase: MLHTDNIQALLFDFGGTIDTGGLHWLHVLYPLWEDRLPGLDPGIYRQAFAHGERTLARERIILPTDNFLDLLEKKLAIQATFLQENKVACTIRDQKVVADEAYQEALDNCQQHSLIIKRLKQKYKVGMVSNFYGNLHAVLEDFGIVDIFETVTESAVVGVKKPDPQIWQLGCDSLGLSPSVCIAVGDSLIKDMQPATAIGCQGLWLRGKGWEDEPISGPGEQQRDEPEIPVDIQSIYSLEQITTLL, from the coding sequence ATGTTACATACGGACAACATTCAGGCATTGTTATTTGATTTTGGCGGCACTATTGATACCGGCGGCCTGCACTGGCTACACGTTCTCTACCCCCTGTGGGAAGACCGGTTGCCCGGTCTTGATCCGGGTATATATCGCCAGGCATTTGCACACGGCGAACGTACATTGGCCAGAGAAAGGATCATCCTGCCGACAGATAATTTTCTGGACTTGTTGGAAAAGAAACTGGCCATCCAGGCAACCTTTCTACAGGAAAACAAAGTCGCCTGTACGATAAGAGATCAGAAAGTTGTCGCCGATGAAGCCTATCAGGAAGCGCTGGACAACTGCCAGCAGCACAGCCTGATCATAAAAAGACTAAAGCAAAAGTACAAGGTGGGTATGGTCTCCAATTTTTATGGCAATTTACATGCTGTCCTTGAAGACTTTGGCATTGTTGACATCTTTGAAACGGTAACCGAATCCGCCGTTGTAGGAGTAAAAAAACCGGATCCACAGATCTGGCAACTGGGTTGTGATAGTCTTGGCCTTTCTCCAAGTGTTTGCATTGCTGTCGGAGATTCACTTATCAAAGATATGCAGCCGGCAACAGCCATCGGTTGCCAGGGCCTCTGGTTAAGGGGAAAAGGTTGGGAGGACGAGCCCATAAGCGGCCCGGGAGAGCAGCAAAGAGATGAACCGGAAATCCCTGTCGATATACAGTCGATTTATTCTCTGGAGCAAATAACAACACTCCTTTAA